Below is a window of Streptomyces sp. WMMB303 DNA.
AGCCGGAGCCATCCGCCGCCCAGTGCGACCTCGACGGTGATCTCGGGCGAGAGCAGCGCCGCGTGCTGCACGGCATTGGTGACCAGCTCCGAGAGGATCAGCAGCGCGCCCTGGAGCACGTCCTCCGGTACCGGGGCCGGCCGGCGCTCCAGCAGCTCGCGCACAGCATGCCGCAGCCCGGGCACCGAGGGCGCGGTCGTCGGCGCCGTGAACCGCCAGCTCCCCTCCCCAGACGGTCCGGAGACGCCGAGGCGTCCGGACACCGACGGGGTCCCGCGGACACATCCGAGGGTCCCGGGCTCGGCCGGGCGCGGCCGCGGGGGCAGCACGGCGGCAGCCGCGGGCACCGCCCCCGCCGCAGCACCGCGTACCGCGCTCAGGGGGCCGAGCGCCTCCCCGGCTCGTGGAGCCTCGTCGACAACTCCGGACAGCTGCCCGCCGCGGCTCTCCATCTCCGCACCCACTCTCCTGCTCGGTACCTGGTGTACTTGCAGATGTACTTGCATTGCATGGTGGTACCGCGCGGTGCAGACCTGAGCGGGTGACCGTAACTTGGCATGTATCGATGGCATTTGACAGAAGACTTACGCCGCTTGGCACCTCGGCGATAGAACCTGACGCTTCCTGGATACGATCGCGCTCATGGAGCCGACCCTGCGCACCGCCCACGAAGAGGGCGTCGCGACCGTCACCATCGACCGCCCGGCCAAGCGCAACGCGATGACCCCCGCCATGTGGCGCGGGCTGCCCGAACTGCTGGCCGAACTCGCAGCCGACCCGGACGTACGGGTCCTGGTGCTGACCGGAGCGCAGCGCACCTTCTGCGCGGGAGCGGACATCGGCGCCCTGCAGGACGCGGCCCGCGCCGGAGACCCCGAGGCGGGACGGCCGGAGAGCGACGGACCCGGCGGCGCGGCCCGGGAGCAGCAGACACTCGCCGTCGCCGCGGAGGAGGCACTGGCCGCCTTCCCCAAGCCCACACTGGCGGCCGTGCACGGGCACTGCGTCGGCGGCGGCTGCCAGCTCGCCGCCGCCTGCGACCTGCGGTTCGCCGCGCACGACGCGCTCTTCGGCATCACCCCGGCCAAGCTGGGCATCGTCTATCCGGCCTCCTCGACCGAGCGCCTGGTGCGCCTGGTGGGACCGGCCACCGCCAAGTTCCTGCTCTACTCGGGGGAGCTGATCGACGCGGAGCGGGCGCTGCGCACCGGGCTGGTGGACGAGGTGCACCACGGGGAGGCACTCGACAAAAGAGTCGCCGAGTTCGCCCGGACCCTCACCGCACGCTCCGCGCTGACCCAGGCGGCCGCCAAGGACTTCGCGGACAGGCGCACCGGCCCCGACCGGGTCGAACACTGGCAGCGCGAGGCGGCGGCAGGCGGGGACGCGGCCGAGGGCGTGGCCGCCTTCCTGGAGCGGCGCGCTCCGCGCTTCGGCGCCCCGCGGCGCTGAAGCGGGACCGGCGCCGCACCGGACCGCCGCGGGCGACAGCGCCGCAACCGGGCACCCGGGACCGCGCAGGGTACGCCGCGCCGCCGGCCGGCCCGGCACCCGGGGCCCCGGCCCGCCGGGTGCGGCGTCCGAACGGCACCCGGTGGATCCGGAGCCGCCGGTTCCCCGCCCTTCAAGTCACCCGTACCGACCGGTAGCGTACGGGCATGACGCCACTTCCCGCACGCGCCGGGCGGCGCTGCCACAACGCCCTGAACGCCCTGCACTCCGCGCTCTACTTCTCACCCGCGCTGGGGAAGGAACTCTCGCCCTACGGCATCGACGACCCGCGCGCGATCAACCTGTCCTCGCGTTCCGCGCCGCTGGGCGCGGTGGGCGCGGGCGCCGTGACAGCCACCTTCTACAACTACAGCCACGCGCTGGTCGCGAACTTCGTGCCCGCGGTGTGGGACGCCGCCTCCCCCGAGACGGTGCTGGCCGCACGGCTGCGCGCGGCCGACACGATGCTGCGGCATCTGCTGGGCGAGGAAGCCGTCCGCTCGGCGGAGATGACCGAGGCCGCCCGGCTGGCGCTGCGCGCCACCGAGGGATGCACCCGCTCGGGACGCCCGCTGCACGCCGCCAACGCGGACCTTCCGGTCCCCCCGATCGACCACTCGCCGCACCTGGCGCTGTGGCACGCGGCGACGCTGCTGCGCGAGCACCGCGGGGACGGGCACATCGCCGCACTGCAGAACGCCGAACTCGACGCGCTGGAAGCGCTGGTCAGCCACACCGCCAGCGGACACGGGATGAACCCCGCGTGGGTGATGAGCACTCGCGGCTACAACGAGCAGGACTGGACCGCCGCGCAGCAGCGGCTGACCGGACGCGGGCTGCTGGACGGCGACGGCGAGCTGACCGAGCGGGGCGCCGAGCTGCGCAAGCACCTCGAGGAGGAGACCGACCGGCTGGACCGCCGCCCCTACGAACTGCTGGGCGCCGAGGGCGTGGCCCGGCTGACCGAGCTGGCGGGCGGGTTCACACACACCGCGATCGAGGCGGGCGCATTCCCCGCCGACCTGCTCGGCAAGGGCTGAAGCACGGCGTCGCGGCGCGGGCGGCGCCCGCCCGCGGGGCCCGCCGTCCCGCCCGCCTGCACGGGCCTGTCGGACACGCCTGCCACAATGCATGCCTACCGGGGGACAACAGCACCGAGAAGGCGGAACGAACCATCGTGACGACGACGATCGAAGGCAGGATCGCCGAGGAACTCGGCGTACGCGAGCGGCAGGTCCGCGCCGCAGTCGAGCTGCTCGACGGCGGGTCGACCGTGCCGTTCATCGCGCGCTACCGCAAGGAAGCGACCGAGATGCTCGACGACGCGCAGTTGCGCTCCCTGGAGGAGCGGCTGCGCTATCTGCGGGAGCTGGAGGAGCGGCGCGCGTCGATCCTGGAGTCCGTGCGCGGCCAGGGAAAGCTCAC
It encodes the following:
- a CDS encoding ATP-binding protein; amino-acid sequence: MSGRLGVSGPSGEGSWRFTAPTTAPSVPGLRHAVRELLERRPAPVPEDVLQGALLILSELVTNAVQHAALLSPEITVEVALGGGWLRLAVEDGHPYRPKALAAEPFREHTGGRGLLLVKALTAEAGGRCDVEQTDAGGKVIWAALPLRPSAADAGEPGSR
- a CDS encoding enoyl-CoA hydratase/isomerase family protein; translation: MEPTLRTAHEEGVATVTIDRPAKRNAMTPAMWRGLPELLAELAADPDVRVLVLTGAQRTFCAGADIGALQDAARAGDPEAGRPESDGPGGAAREQQTLAVAAEEALAAFPKPTLAAVHGHCVGGGCQLAAACDLRFAAHDALFGITPAKLGIVYPASSTERLVRLVGPATAKFLLYSGELIDAERALRTGLVDEVHHGEALDKRVAEFARTLTARSALTQAAAKDFADRRTGPDRVEHWQREAAAGGDAAEGVAAFLERRAPRFGAPRR